A window of Candidatus Methanomethylophilaceae archaeon genomic DNA:
GCCGAGATCGTGAACACACCGAAGGAGGAGGGGATGCTGGGTGCGGTGGCGGAGGCCGAGAGGATCAAGGCACGCATACCCGATGCGATATCACTCGAACAATTCGAGAACATGAGCAATCCGCGCAGTCACTTCGAGACCACCGGTCCTGAGATCTATCGCGACCTGGATGGGAAGATAAATTATGCGGTCATGGGTGCAGGCAGCGGGGGCACATTCTCCGGGGTGGTAGGATACCTCAAGAGCAGGAATCCCCACATCCAGGGAGTTCTGGCCGATCCCATAGGATCCATAATCGGAGGAGGAGAGAAGGGGGAGTACGTCATCGAGGGCATAGGCAACGACTTCATTGCCAAGACCATGGACATGTCCCTGATCGACCGCATCTACAAGGTCTCCGACAAGGACGCTTACGAGATGTGCCGCGAGCTCGCCAGGAAAGAGGGCATACTCGCGGGACAGTCTTCCGGAGCCGCCCTGGTCGCGGTAAAGAGGCTTGCAGAGGATGTGGGGAGCGGGAACATAGTCACCCTTCTGCCGGACAGAGGAGATAGATATCTGAGTAAAGGACTGTTCGGCTGAATAATTTCCCTTGGGAAAATAGATGA
This region includes:
- a CDS encoding cysteine synthase family protein, with product MTLYGSVEELIGETPLLELKHMGYPEGVRVFAKLELSNPAGSVKDRVGMYMVRDAEEKGILKKGSTIVEATAGNTGIGIALAALNKGYRVIFTVPTKFSEEKQIIMSALGAEIVNTPKEEGMLGAVAEAERIKARIPDAISLEQFENMSNPRSHFETTGPEIYRDLDGKINYAVMGAGSGGTFSGVVGYLKSRNPHIQGVLADPIGSIIGGGEKGEYVIEGIGNDFIAKTMDMSLIDRIYKVSDKDAYEMCRELARKEGILAGQSSGAALVAVKRLAEDVGSGNIVTLLPDRGDRYLSKGLFG